One genomic segment of Streptomyces sp. NBC_00239 includes these proteins:
- a CDS encoding aldehyde dehydrogenase family protein has translation MKAHDGMYIGGDWRPAAGRDRIEVVNPADEQVIAAVPAGTAEDVDAAVRAARAAFPGWAATPAADRADLIGALRDVLVARKDEFTQTITAELGAPLGFSGTVHVGAPVAVASSMAELAASYAFEEEIGDSTVLLEPVGVVGAITPWNYPLHQIVAKVAPALAAGCTVVLKPAEDTPLTAQLFAEAVHEAGVPAGVFNLVTGTGPVAGQALAAHPDVDLVSFTGSTAVGRQVGATAGAAVKRVALELGGKSANVILPGADLAKAVGTGVGHVMNNSGQSCNALTRMLVHRDQYEEAVTLAAAAVARYPVGDPCDEATRLGPVVNAKQRDRVRGYIAQGVEEGARLVAGGTEAPHARGYYIAPTVFADVTPEMAIAQEEIFGPVLSILPYEDEDDALRIANGTVYGLGGAVWAADREQAVAFARRMDTGQVDINGGRFNPLAPFGGYKQSGVGRELGPHGLAEYLQTKSLQF, from the coding sequence ATGAAGGCCCACGACGGGATGTACATCGGCGGAGACTGGCGGCCCGCCGCCGGCCGCGACCGGATCGAGGTCGTCAACCCGGCCGACGAGCAGGTCATCGCAGCGGTCCCGGCCGGCACGGCCGAGGACGTGGACGCGGCCGTACGGGCGGCCCGCGCCGCCTTCCCGGGCTGGGCCGCCACCCCGGCCGCCGACCGCGCCGACCTGATCGGGGCGCTCCGCGATGTCCTGGTCGCCCGTAAGGACGAGTTCACGCAGACCATCACGGCGGAGCTGGGCGCGCCGCTCGGCTTCTCCGGGACGGTGCACGTCGGCGCCCCCGTCGCGGTGGCCTCCTCGATGGCCGAGCTGGCGGCCTCGTACGCCTTCGAGGAGGAGATCGGGGACTCCACCGTGCTCCTCGAACCGGTCGGCGTGGTCGGTGCCATCACCCCCTGGAACTACCCGCTGCACCAGATCGTTGCCAAGGTGGCACCCGCACTCGCCGCAGGCTGCACGGTCGTCCTCAAGCCCGCCGAGGACACCCCGCTGACCGCACAGCTCTTCGCCGAGGCCGTCCACGAGGCCGGCGTGCCGGCAGGCGTCTTCAACCTGGTGACCGGGACCGGCCCGGTAGCCGGCCAGGCGCTCGCCGCCCACCCCGACGTCGACCTCGTCTCCTTCACCGGTTCCACCGCGGTCGGCCGCCAGGTCGGCGCCACCGCAGGAGCCGCGGTCAAGCGCGTCGCCCTCGAACTGGGCGGCAAATCGGCCAATGTCATCCTGCCCGGTGCCGACCTGGCCAAGGCGGTCGGCACCGGTGTCGGCCACGTCATGAACAACTCCGGGCAGAGCTGCAACGCGCTCACCCGCATGCTCGTCCACCGCGACCAGTACGAGGAGGCCGTCACCCTCGCCGCCGCCGCGGTCGCCCGCTACCCCGTCGGCGACCCGTGCGACGAGGCCACCCGCCTGGGCCCGGTCGTCAACGCGAAGCAGCGCGACCGGGTGCGCGGCTACATCGCGCAGGGCGTCGAGGAAGGCGCGCGCCTCGTCGCAGGCGGCACCGAAGCCCCGCACGCCCGGGGCTACTACATCGCCCCGACCGTGTTCGCCGACGTCACCCCCGAGATGGCCATCGCGCAGGAGGAGATCTTCGGCCCGGTCCTGTCGATCCTGCCGTACGAGGACGAGGACGACGCCCTGCGCATCGCCAACGGCACGGTGTACGGCCTCGGCGGCGCGGTCTGGGCGGCGGACCGGGAGCAGGCCGTCGCCTTCGCGCGCCGCATGGACACCGGCCAGGTGGACATCAACGGCGGCCGCTTCAACCCGCTCGCGCCCTTCGGCGGCTACAAGCAGTCGGGCGTGGGCCGCGAGCTGGGCCCGCACGGCCTCGCCGAGTACCTCCAGACCAAGTCCCTGCAGTTCTGA
- a CDS encoding Zn-dependent alcohol dehydrogenase: MVRAAILPAVGAPLEIAEIVLPEPGPGQVRVRLAAAGVCHSDLSLTNGTMRVPVPAVLGHEGSGTVLAVGPGVTHVAPGDGVVLNWAPSCGRCHHCRIGEVWLCAEALTGVGAVYAHTTDGAALHPGLNVAAFAEETVVAANCVLPAPAGVPLEEAALLGCAVLTGYGAVHHSARVRAGESVAVFGAGGVGLAALQAARIAGAGPIVAVDVSPAKEELARAAGATEFVVASATTAKEVRALTGGQGADVAVECVGRAETIRAAWDATRRGGRTTVVGIGGKEQQVTFHALEIFHFARTLSGCVYGNCDPARDLPVLADHVRAGRLDLGALVTDRIALDGIPAAFEAMLAGKGGRSLVVF, encoded by the coding sequence ATGGTCCGCGCCGCCATACTGCCCGCCGTCGGAGCCCCGCTGGAGATAGCGGAGATCGTCCTGCCCGAGCCCGGCCCCGGCCAGGTCCGGGTCCGCCTCGCCGCCGCCGGGGTCTGCCACTCCGACCTCTCGCTCACCAACGGCACCATGCGGGTACCGGTCCCCGCCGTCCTCGGCCACGAGGGCTCCGGCACCGTCCTCGCCGTCGGTCCCGGGGTCACGCACGTCGCCCCCGGCGACGGCGTCGTCCTCAACTGGGCGCCGTCCTGCGGCCGGTGCCACCACTGCCGGATCGGGGAGGTCTGGCTGTGCGCCGAGGCCCTGACCGGCGTCGGCGCCGTGTACGCGCACACCACCGACGGCGCCGCGCTGCACCCGGGGCTGAACGTCGCCGCGTTCGCCGAGGAGACGGTCGTCGCCGCGAACTGCGTGCTGCCCGCACCCGCCGGGGTCCCGCTCGAAGAAGCCGCGCTGCTCGGCTGCGCCGTCCTCACCGGCTACGGCGCGGTGCACCACTCGGCGCGGGTGCGCGCCGGCGAGTCGGTGGCCGTCTTCGGCGCCGGCGGCGTGGGCCTGGCCGCGCTCCAGGCAGCCCGGATCGCCGGCGCCGGCCCGATCGTCGCCGTCGACGTGTCCCCGGCGAAGGAGGAGCTGGCCCGCGCCGCCGGGGCCACCGAGTTCGTGGTGGCCTCCGCGACCACCGCCAAGGAAGTCCGCGCGCTCACCGGCGGGCAGGGCGCCGACGTCGCCGTCGAGTGCGTGGGCCGCGCCGAGACCATCCGGGCGGCCTGGGACGCGACCCGGCGCGGCGGCCGCACCACGGTCGTCGGCATCGGCGGCAAGGAGCAGCAGGTCACGTTCCACGCCCTGGAGATCTTCCACTTCGCCCGGACCCTCTCGGGCTGCGTCTACGGCAACTGCGACCCGGCCCGCGACCTGCCGGTCCTCGCCGACCACGTCCGGGCCGGCCGCCTCGACCTGGGGGCCCTGGTGACGGACCGGATCGCCCTCGACGGGATTCCGGCCGCCTTCGAGGCCATGCTCGCGGGCAAGGGCGGCCGCTCCCTCGTCGTGTTCTGA
- a CDS encoding TetR/AcrR family transcriptional regulator yields MARPRKPLLSRDRIVEAAGALVDAEGLEAVSTRRLAAALGVSGPSLYNHFRTKDEILEAVADAVSARVDLSMFEPDDGRDWRTALHDWAHSYRGALADHPHIVPVLARGPGRRPAGLRLADAVFGAMTAAGWPPAQATRIGALMRYFILGSAVGSFARGFVDDETAYDPADYPHLGQAHLLAERQRAVDEGAFETGLAALLDGLALQFAALPRGAAETPDGREGHEGRREGP; encoded by the coding sequence ATGGCCCGACCGCGCAAGCCCCTCCTGAGCAGAGACCGCATCGTCGAGGCGGCGGGCGCCCTCGTGGACGCGGAGGGGCTGGAGGCGGTCTCGACCCGGCGGCTGGCCGCCGCGCTCGGCGTCAGCGGGCCCTCGCTCTACAACCACTTCCGCACCAAGGACGAGATCCTGGAGGCGGTCGCCGACGCGGTGAGCGCGCGGGTGGACCTGTCGATGTTCGAGCCGGACGACGGCCGCGACTGGCGGACGGCGCTGCACGACTGGGCGCACTCCTACCGCGGCGCGCTGGCCGACCACCCGCACATCGTGCCCGTACTCGCGCGGGGGCCGGGGCGACGGCCGGCCGGACTGCGGCTGGCGGACGCGGTGTTCGGGGCGATGACGGCGGCGGGCTGGCCGCCCGCGCAGGCCACCCGGATCGGCGCGCTGATGCGGTACTTCATCCTGGGCTCGGCGGTGGGTTCGTTCGCCCGGGGTTTCGTGGACGACGAAACGGCGTACGACCCGGCGGACTATCCGCACCTGGGCCAGGCCCACCTGCTGGCCGAGCGGCAGCGGGCGGTGGACGAGGGCGCGTTCGAAACGGGCCTCGCGGCCTTGTTGGACGGGCTCGCGCTGCAGTTCGCGGCACTGCCGCGGGGCGCGGCGGAGACGCCGGACGGCCGCGAGGGCCACGAGGGCCGCCGCGAGGGCCCGTAG
- a CDS encoding acyl-CoA dehydrogenase family protein: MNLELSEEQAAVRALARDFVEREIAPHAAAWDRAEGVDRAVVKKLGGLGFLGLTVPEEYGGSGGDHLSYVLVTEELGRGDSAVRGIVSVSLGLVAKTIAAWGDERQKRTWLPRLCSGEALGCFGLTEPGTGSDAGSLTTRAVRDGDAYRITGGKMFITNGTWADLVLLFARTGEEPGHRGISAFLVPADSPGLTRREIHGKLGLRGQATAELVLDDVRVPASALLGPAGKGFSIAMSALAKGRMSVAAGCVGIAQAALDAALAYAGQREQFGRSIAHHQLVQELIADIAVDVDAARMLTWRVADLIDRGRPFATESSTAKLFASEAAVRAASNALQVHGGYGYIDEYPAGKLLRDARVMTLYEGTSQIQKLVIGRALTGISAF; the protein is encoded by the coding sequence ATGAATCTGGAGCTCAGCGAGGAGCAGGCCGCGGTCCGCGCGCTCGCCCGGGACTTCGTGGAACGAGAGATCGCCCCGCACGCCGCCGCCTGGGACCGCGCCGAGGGCGTGGACCGGGCCGTCGTGAAGAAGCTCGGCGGCCTCGGCTTCCTCGGCCTGACGGTTCCTGAGGAGTACGGCGGCAGCGGCGGCGACCACCTCTCGTACGTGCTGGTCACCGAGGAGCTGGGCCGCGGCGATTCGGCCGTGCGCGGGATCGTCTCCGTCTCCCTCGGCCTGGTGGCCAAGACCATCGCAGCATGGGGTGACGAGCGGCAGAAGCGGACCTGGCTGCCCCGGCTCTGCTCCGGCGAGGCCCTCGGCTGCTTCGGCCTGACCGAACCGGGCACCGGTTCCGACGCGGGCAGCCTCACCACCCGGGCGGTCCGCGACGGGGACGCGTACCGGATCACCGGCGGCAAGATGTTCATCACCAACGGCACCTGGGCCGACCTGGTGCTGCTCTTCGCACGCACCGGTGAGGAGCCCGGCCACCGCGGGATCTCGGCGTTCCTCGTCCCCGCCGACAGTCCGGGCCTGACCCGCCGCGAGATCCACGGCAAGCTCGGCCTGCGCGGCCAGGCCACCGCCGAGCTGGTGCTGGACGACGTACGGGTGCCCGCCTCGGCGCTGCTCGGGCCCGCGGGCAAGGGGTTCTCCATCGCGATGTCCGCCCTCGCCAAGGGGCGGATGTCGGTGGCCGCCGGCTGCGTCGGCATCGCCCAGGCGGCCTTGGACGCGGCCCTCGCGTACGCCGGACAGCGCGAGCAGTTCGGCCGGAGCATCGCCCACCACCAGCTGGTCCAGGAGCTGATCGCCGACATCGCCGTGGACGTGGACGCGGCCCGGATGCTCACCTGGCGGGTCGCCGATCTGATCGACCGGGGGCGGCCGTTCGCCACCGAGTCGTCCACCGCCAAGCTCTTCGCCTCCGAAGCGGCCGTCCGCGCCGCGAGCAACGCCCTCCAGGTGCACGGCGGTTACGGCTACATCGACGAGTACCCGGCCGGGAAGCTGCTGCGCGACGCCCGCGTGATGACCCTGTACGAGGGCACCAGCCAGATCCAGAAACTCGTCATCGGCCGTGCCCTCACCGGGATTTCGGCCTTCTGA
- a CDS encoding YiaA/YiaB family inner membrane protein: protein MNETPVRQQNTGAYYGQAVASFGIALGAVAMGIYNLDADAWVRSFLGIAVLYLTTSAFTLAKVIRDRQEAGQIVSRVDQARMEKIMTDYDPYQPKI, encoded by the coding sequence ATGAACGAGACACCGGTCAGGCAGCAGAACACGGGGGCGTACTACGGCCAGGCCGTCGCCTCCTTCGGGATCGCGCTCGGCGCCGTCGCCATGGGGATCTACAACCTCGACGCGGACGCCTGGGTGCGGTCCTTCCTCGGCATCGCCGTCCTCTACCTCACGACCTCCGCCTTCACGCTCGCCAAGGTGATCCGGGACAGGCAGGAGGCCGGCCAGATCGTCAGCCGGGTGGACCAGGCCCGGATGGAGAAGATCATGACGGACTACGACCCCTACCAGCCGAAAATCTAA
- a CDS encoding TetR/AcrR family transcriptional regulator, giving the protein MDSAAETDGYQAWSEVTPDAARRLLVAAVEAFAERGYHATTTRDIAGRAGMSPAALYIHYKTKEELLHRISRIGHDKALELLETAADGPGTAAERLDAAVRSFVRWHAGHHTTARVVQYELDALGPEHRSEIVALRRQSDAAVRRILADGVRAGEFDVPDLPGTTLAVLSLCIDVARWFSTAGHRTPDEVGALYADLVLRMVGARQ; this is encoded by the coding sequence ATGGACAGCGCGGCGGAGACCGACGGCTACCAGGCGTGGTCGGAGGTCACTCCGGACGCCGCGCGGCGCCTGCTCGTCGCGGCGGTGGAGGCCTTCGCCGAGCGCGGTTACCACGCCACCACCACGCGGGACATCGCCGGGCGGGCCGGGATGAGCCCGGCCGCGCTCTACATCCACTACAAGACCAAGGAAGAGCTGCTCCACCGGATCAGCCGGATCGGGCACGACAAGGCCCTGGAGCTCCTGGAGACGGCCGCGGACGGCCCCGGCACCGCCGCCGAGCGGCTCGACGCCGCCGTCCGGTCCTTCGTACGGTGGCACGCAGGGCACCACACCACCGCACGGGTGGTCCAGTACGAGCTCGATGCTCTCGGTCCGGAGCACCGCTCCGAAATCGTGGCACTGCGCCGCCAGAGCGACGCGGCGGTCCGGCGGATCCTCGCCGACGGGGTGCGCGCGGGCGAGTTCGACGTCCCCGACCTGCCCGGCACCACCCTCGCCGTGCTGTCCCTCTGCATCGACGTGGCCCGCTGGTTCAGCACGGCCGGACACCGCACCCCCGACGAGGTCGGCGCGCTCTACGCCGACCTCGTCCTGCGCATGGTCGGAGCCCGGCAGTAG
- a CDS encoding MaoC family dehydratase, with protein sequence MAEPRIFTSADELRAGIGEPLGPSDWLEVDQKRIDLFADATGDHQWIHVDPERAATGPFGSTIAHGYLTLSLLPSLVPRTMRVEGMRMGLNYGTNKVRFPAPVPVGSRLRATVVITEVADAGGGVQVTATVTVEREGGDKPVCVAESVSRYYF encoded by the coding sequence ATGGCCGAGCCGAGGATCTTCACGTCCGCCGACGAACTCCGCGCCGGGATCGGCGAGCCGCTCGGCCCCAGTGACTGGCTGGAGGTCGACCAGAAGCGCATCGACCTCTTCGCGGACGCGACCGGCGACCACCAGTGGATCCACGTCGACCCGGAGCGCGCGGCCACCGGGCCGTTCGGCTCGACGATCGCGCACGGCTACCTGACCCTGTCCCTGCTGCCCAGCCTGGTGCCGCGGACGATGCGGGTCGAGGGCATGCGGATGGGCCTCAACTACGGCACGAACAAGGTGCGTTTCCCGGCTCCTGTGCCGGTCGGCTCGCGGCTGCGGGCGACCGTGGTGATCACCGAGGTGGCGGACGCGGGCGGCGGGGTCCAGGTGACCGCGACCGTCACGGTCGAGCGCGAGGGCGGCGACAAGCCGGTGTGCGTCGCGGAGTCGGTCTCCCGCTACTACTTCTGA
- the soxR gene encoding redox-sensitive transcriptional activator SoxR codes for MPQIPEKIHELTVGQVAARSGAAVSALHFYESKGLISSRRTAGNQRRYTRDTLRRVAFIRAAQRVGIPLVTIGEALAKLPEGRTPNREDWARLSEAWRSELDHRIQQLGRLRDHLTDCIGCGCLSLENCVLSNPDDTFGRNLTGSRL; via the coding sequence GTGCCGCAGATCCCAGAGAAGATCCACGAACTGACCGTCGGCCAGGTCGCCGCCCGTAGCGGCGCCGCGGTTTCCGCCCTGCACTTCTACGAGTCCAAGGGCCTGATCAGCAGCCGCCGCACCGCCGGCAACCAGCGCCGCTACACGCGTGACACGCTGCGCCGCGTCGCCTTCATCCGTGCCGCCCAGCGGGTCGGCATCCCCCTGGTCACCATCGGCGAGGCCCTCGCCAAGCTGCCTGAGGGGCGGACACCCAACCGTGAGGACTGGGCGCGGCTGTCCGAGGCGTGGCGGTCCGAACTCGACCACCGCATTCAGCAGCTGGGTCGGCTCCGCGACCACCTCACCGACTGCATCGGCTGCGGCTGCCTTTCGCTGGAGAACTGCGTCCTGTCCAACCCCGACGACACCTTCGGCCGCAACCTCACCGGCTCCCGCCTGTAG